Within the Arachis duranensis cultivar V14167 chromosome 10, aradu.V14167.gnm2.J7QH, whole genome shotgun sequence genome, the region cctaataataataaggatcccgctagggagacaatggactatttgtacaatgtgtacaatgggctaTTGAGTTATAAAAATGGGCTATTTGtccaatgtgtacaatgggttATTGAGTTATAAAATGAAGGGCTATTAAgttataaaatgaacatcctcCAATCATCCGAGtactagggataataaacatcttcccaaaaatttaaactgattTTGGAGTTCTCCAAGGTTTGAACTCTTGACCTTATGGATCTAGCACTCTAATAcaatgtcatgataccactcatctcAAAAACTTAAGTTGatggaaaaaaataatactaataattatatctctaatactccataaactttcattacaaatattccattggctCCTCGTACTTTccttaataataattaactaaagttatatataagagaaaaataattgatgaGTAGTCACACTAAACCTTttcatcaaattaaaattagggaAAAGAATCATAATAAATGTGTCGTGTGTGGTTGTTGAAGCTGATTCCATTAAGGTTTGTAAGTGTAACGAACGATGAATCGCCAAATTAAAGTGGGTGTGACACAGGATTAAAAAACTTTCGGATAGCAATCAGATTTAGGGAAGAATATGACGATATGTGTTTGTATTGAGCTGCTTTTGGCTAAACTTTTTGTCtgtcttattttaaaataatgaaGTTAGGTTTAGTTTGAGCTAACTAGCCTAGCTAGCTAGAACTAGAAAGATGTTTCAGCATACTCTGTGATTATAATATTATCTTCGATGCGTTGTCAcgttattaaaatattatcttaTTATATTAAGATATGtatatttgaaattatttatAATGTGTATGAGTATGACGTATTTTGATAGTGTcttcaaaggaaaaaatatCTCTTAAGAAAACTACGTAGAATAATAACGTGCATGACGTGCGTATATTGGGATTTCAAAGACATAACTCGGACAAGTGGATAAAGGTTTTATTCATAAGTGTCAACGTTATTTTACCGTGAATATTTATATTCTTGCTTTGacatttattattatcattatttaatgTGTTTGTGGTTTCTAGGTTGTATATGGTCCAATCCGATTTGAAAATTTAGTTCGGACCCAAATATTTTAGAAGCTAATTTGATATGATTTCATCAAATTTAGGATTAAGTATAGatctcaaaaataaatttaatcatTATTTATATAGGACTGAGTCTGAGTCAAGGTGAACTCGACTTCACCTGACCCATGTGCAtccaaagaaaattaaaaaaagtatatatcttttaaattaattttaatattatgttatattaattataagcttattgttttatttttaatcacacttattgtattaaaaaatagatcaaaaaaagcatcaaattagaatttatagaCAAATTCAAGTTCAAATATGAATATCAATTTTTTGGTAGCAAAtttcttctttataaataagtgcATCATAAATAAGTTTctttatgaataatttttttttataaattattgttaaaacttTAAATGCCCGATTTTCACTTGGTTTGGATCTGATATAATTGTAActcgaaaatatttttagattttatcgAGTTTAAAGTCGAAATAGAATCTAAAAATAAACCCGTATATATTTAAGAACGAATCTAAATTAGGACAAATCCGATTTTACTCGACTCGACTCGTATACACCCCTCGTataatcaccaaaaaaaatatacactCCTCCTGTCATTGTAAAATTGATGTATAAGTTTACTTTAGTTTAAGTCAACCCAATACTCAGTAAAGAGTAAACTCTTGCAACTTTTGGTTCTGGAGAGGAGCCTTGTTTAACTTAATGTTTGGTAAAAGGATGACAAAAATGAAGTTTGTAAGAGATAGAAGGTGAACTTCGTTACAATTTTGAAAGTCAAATCTttctaattatatcaattatcaTACACGCACAATTAAACTTAAATGTGTCcatttaaaatgattttatattattatatcattaaataaaatgaatgtacaaattaaaagtatatgtttattttggatgaaaaaagcttaattatttattattcggCACACATAATATGAtaacaataaatcaataaatagGTCTGTTAAACATGAATAGAGCCTATAGAGGTGAAAATATATAGCAGAAGATACTATCATGCATATAATTAGTTGGTTTGAACTTGATCTGTGAtttattatagtttttttttaaatattaaatttatcctAACTTAAAGTCTGTTAAAATTAAAggtttaatatatattttttattgaaagaaaaaataaaaatatttaaaaaattatttatNNNNNNNNNNNNNNNNNNNNNNNNNNNNNNNNNNNNNNNNNNNNNNNNNNNNNNNNNNNNNNNNNNNNNNNNNNNNNNNNNNNNNNNNNNNNNNNNNNNNNNNNNNNNNNNNNNNNNNNNNNNNNNNNNNNNNNNNNNNNNNNNNNNNNNNNNNNNNNNNNNNNNNNNNNNNNNNattatttatattttaaaccaacttaaattaaatcttgaactattttataataaatcagatcaaattaaattgaatacgTATTAAATTATAGGTCCTGAACTCCTGATAGATTATGTTTTAAGTATATTATATGAATAAATCGTCTTAAAATGAcaatttttgtaatcctcttaaAAAAGTGTGCTAACCCACCAGAATAAATAGGTTAgattcaattaattttatatttgtatttatttaatatatctttttagtttttacaaaCGTTAAACACaagtaaataattatatttatttattctattatataaaaattgagttTCTATATTTAATGATGGAGTTGATGTAATATGTTCCGAACAGTATTTttggatttaattattttaattcattcaatataatttattacaataacttaattatattaattaattgatttgatttaatatttaaatattattgtaatctattataatttatattacttgaTTAATTATACtatgttaattataattcattatattagttaattagtttatttatttataaattNNNNNNNNNNNNNNNNNNNNNNNNNNNNNNNNNNNNNNNNNNNNNNNNNNNNNNNNNNNNNNNNNNNNNNNNNNNNNNNNNNNNNNNNNNNNNNNNNNNNNNNNNNNNNNNNNNNNNNNNNNNNNNNNNNNNNNNNNNNNNNNNNNNNNNNNNNNNNNNNNNNNNNNNNNNNNNNNNNNNNNNNNNNNNNNNNNNNNNNNNNNNNNNNNNNNNNNNNNNNNNNNNNNNNNNNNNNNNNNNNNNNNNNNNNNATTTTTTATGATAATCACTCTTAGTGAAATAGTGTATTTCGTGTACGAATAAGTTACTCATTAGTTGTTTGTCGTGTAGTAAAGAATTAAAGAACTAAAATAATCCATGTTTTTATAGTAAATTGTTTGAAATGATCAATTCTTATGATTAGTGATGGCTAAGATCCGAACTTAACGGTGAGTTTGGACAGAAAAAAAACCTACCTGTATcccatataattaattctaacatGCCGACCCAAAGCCTTCTTTTTAGGTCTTTTCTCTCTTAGCAAGCAAACAGAGACGTTAGCAATGAAGAACGACGACTTCAGACTGGCGAAGACGAGAAGACTGGTTGCTCCTATACCGACGGAGTTGTGCCGACGAGGAGGTCGAGAATAATCGGGGATGCTTATGTGACCAGAAGAGGTAGATAGCAGACCGGTAAGAGGGGATTTTTACTGATGCCATCGTCCTTCAGATCGGCGTTGCACTTGGACGCTTCCGATCATGTAACTGATGAAGGTGAGTTGCTGCAAGAAAGACATAGATTCATGTCTTATTTTCATACCCTTTTTACTCTGTACGTTTTGATTTGTCAATATTTATGATATAGAATGAGTGGTTTATTTTTAACTCaaatctttttttgttttttaaatcatcaagacatattttttttcttttggattaTGGAGTATCTGTGATTTCGTATGCACTCTAATTTTGAAATGATTTACCCAAAAGTATACCTCTTTTTATATGCTATAAAAGTCTAAGAAGCGTGATCCTACAATTTTATTGTGCGTGTCTTGCTAGAATTTACgtttgttcttatttttgtcATCAGAAAAAAAAGATTAAGCGATATGATTTGTTGGAGATGATTGCACTGCCAAAAGAATGTTGGAAGTTTCATGTTAGAGTGATCAGATTTTGGTCTCTACCGAGTTTCAAAGACCCCAAAACCATTAGCTCCATTGAAATGGTGTTGATGGATGAGCAGGTACCTCTAATTTTATCCACACACACAATTATTTCTCTGATTTCATACACTTAATCTATATTTTCTGATAATATTGATAAGGTGATTGAAGCTCATAAAATATACAATATCTGATGCATAAATTATTACTTCACTACTTTTATATACTTAATCTATATTTAAAGTTTATATAAAACTTTGATTATGTTCGTCATGAGACAACCTAACTCCTCAGAAAAACTTACCATGAATGGTTAGTGAAATTTGTTTAGCTAGCACGTTATTTCGATGACAATAATGTTAAGTATTATGTTAGTGGAGGATTAATATTTGATAGGATCAATTTGTCTCTTAAAAAGGTTAGAGTTGGTTAGAAACATCTTTGTTCCTCATGATCCCACACTTGTATGATCCTCACCCTCCTAATTGCCACAATTTCAACTTCAGCAATCTTTGCTTTTCTTgagattatttatttaaaaaccaaaaaaaggttaatcaattaaaaaaattaaccatatTTGTTTAGGTTCTGATTTTACAAAAACAAAACACCATAATACCTTAGTGCCTAAATAAGTAACATTCAAAGCTGTTTAAACTCTTGAATTTCAAACTCTAGAAGCCATCTTCTCTGTTTGATTTTTTGGTTAACAAGTAACAACCCCCAGAGAGGTTGAAAGATATAAAGGAAAGCTTGATTCGATAGTGAGGGGGAGATGACAACAAATATTGGGATTGTGATAGCATTGAAAGTTTGGATAGGGATAAAGGAGGAGAAATACTATTCCTAACACCTATCAAAAGAAAATTTGATCCTTCATTAATTTTAACCCTCTTCTACATAACACTTAACGCTCATGCATGATTGTCATCATAATAACGTGCTGTTAGACAAGTTCTATTAATTTATGGTGAATTTCTATGAAAGGGATCCCGTAGTCTCATAATAAGTAGCAGCAGAGTCGAATTATCTCTTATTTCTCtataatttagttaattattaaatattttgtatctTATTTATTTGAGATGGTAGTTCGTGAaccttttctctttttggatCAAGATCTTCTAAAGTGAGGAAGTTGGTAAAGTAGTAAAGTGAGGAgttaattattcttaaattaatataGTAGGACACACATTTCATGAAAGTGGCAAAATCAATTGTGATTAACTCTTCAATTTATCACTTTTGCAATTTACTCACTTTAATGGATCCAAATCTATCATACCATTGGTAGCCTACTTCCTCTGGATAGTTTGCGACCAACATTTGCCCAACTATATATCTATGACatagaaaatgaaattgataatCGGATAGGCACACTCACTACAAAAAAGGGGGTTAAAACAGCGGTTATTTTGGGGAATTACGGCGGTTAAAACCGCCATTATTACCGAAAATGGCGCCCCCAAGAAACGCCGTTATTCTAGGCGCCATTCTGGTTATTACGGCGGTTTTCAGAAAACCGCCACAATTACCTTAGGATAATACGGTGGTTCTCTGAGGGTTAAAATGGCGGTTTGTAACTGCCATTATTTCCGTATAAAATGGCGGTTTCTGAATTGTTTAAAATGGCGGCTATAACCGCCGTTTTTTCCAGGATGTCGTGGCATCATTTGTGTTTAAAATGGCGGTTTTTAACCACCGTTTTTACTATTATAACCGCCATTTTTACCAGATTATAATGGCATCTTATGTGTTTAAAATGGCAGTTTCTAGCCGCCGTTTTTACCAGGTTATAATGGCATCTTTTGTGTTTAAAATGGCAGTTTTTAACTGCCGTTTCTACCAGCGTATAATGGCATCTGATGACAATTTTAtgctttttaaaataagattgaaACTACCAATTTAAAGTGATATTTTCGAAACTCACTTAAAAATCTCGTAATAACCAAAAGGCATAATCATAAATCAAACATCATTAGATGATTTTTAATTCATACATGATCCAAAAGTCATAATCCAAGTCATAATTGAAATGTCATAATCCAAAAACAAAGTATCAAAGTAACATTTTTCAATAATAGGCCTTAACATATAATTCTTAATATACGTCTTAACATATCAAGTAAGGTCATGCTTccttattgcttgctccagaaGACCTACTTCCTAACTCTTTTGGTGATGGAATCTCACTCTCCTGATCCAATCtctacaacaaaaatataactattaTGAGCACAAGAAATGCAAGGAAATGGCATATATTGATATACATTTATCATGTCTAATTACATAGCATTGATACAATAATGaaaccaatttaaaattatagagCCAACTAACCACTTGAAAACATTTCAAATACAAGGCCAGTCCAATCATTCAGAAATTCAGTCTTTAATTGATGCTATAAATCTCTAATACATAAAGTAAGGTTACATTTGTAAAACAATCCATTATGCTTACTTTTCAATAATATATCCCTAGCAGAGATCATCTAGGGggtaaaaaaatcatatcaatTTCTCACCACAAATTTGCCAGTTGACATTCAACAAATAAAATACCAGTTGAACAACACATATGGCAGAGGCAATCTGAAGAATAAAATGTACCATAAATTCTTTAGTTCATGGAAACTGGATGGAGAAACCAATACCAGTTTTTGTGATATTCACAGGGCCAAAGTCCTTAGACAATTTAAGCTAAGCTGTTTTGTGTTATGTTGAGCTTAGAAGGTAAGACTTTAATTTGCACCTTTACCCAAAGCAGTGTTGTGTTGTGTTCCACTACTTGAACTATCTTATGTGTGTGGTTGAGGCTATACTATAAATTACATTCCAGCATAAGCTATATGCCTTTTGTTAAACTTGTGTTAATTATTACTATCACTCTAGCATAAGCTAGCACTActactaattatattaataataggaATCATAGGCAGAATATGAATGTACCTGTGAAACTTGTTGAGTAGGGAACATTCCAGCCAATTGTATTGGAATTTTACCTCCTTCCTTAGAAGCAATATAGGATACTAGCGCTTGCAATTGCGCTTTAACACTATCCAACTCCTCTTGCACATTTGGACCACAAGTAGATGATGTGCCAACATCATTTGAAGAACCTAAATTCATTTGACTAATCCTTGTGGTGTTGTTCTTGAAAGCAATTGTTGGAACAGCTCCCATACCTAAACCTCGAACACGGCCAGGGTGCTCTTTCCCAAAAACTACTCCAAGAGCATCAAGAGGAGAATTAACAGTTAATTCCATCGGTTGTTGGCTGCTATGTGCTTCAATCTTCTCctacatatataaaaagaaagagaaagaataaaaaatagtattatcttataaaaaagaaagaaaaagaaatacaaacAAGTTACTTATTGGACTTTAGTCTTACCGCTATTTCTTTAGCCTTTTCATTAACATAACTtccatttattttcttgtgaGTGATGTCCCACATTTGAACTCTATTAACTTCTTTTCCTGTCTCTTCCGtctaaaatttaagaaaagtaGAAAGACTTGATAAACAAATAGCAGCCTAATAACTTAGATTAGATATGCAGAAAATTAAGAGATGATGCATGCATTATATTTGAGATAGATTAGATATGCATGCATTAATTGATTACCAATTCAGCCCTTCTTCTTGCAATTGATATAGCACCTGAAGTATGAggaattatttgtttttgccGAATTTCTTGATTCCTCTTACAAAGTTTCTACAAGTTGAATTTGGACACACATAAGAATAGGGTAAAAATGTGCACTAACCACAGCAATATTCCTCTTACTAAATTCTGTAAATTTATAGCAATATTCACTTCTGCATGTTAACcgcaagaaccatcatctttcaAAACTGACTTAAATAGGGTACAAATGTGCACTAACCACAGCAATTTAGGACTAAAATAAACAGAGAATGTACCACTATTTAAGACTATCCCGCAGCCAGAAATCAACATCACTCTTCAACAACATTGACTACTTCatattcaattatatatattcaaCAACATTAACTAGGAGAGTAAGTACTTACCTGAGTTTCAGGCTTCAAACGATATTCTACGAATAAAGCCCATTGATCAGGAGCAATATCTTCTGGTGCATTAATTATGATCTCGTTTTTACTCAACCTCGGATCATCAAAATCATTCCAAAGCTTTATTCTATGTTCCCTCCATTTTTTGCCAAGCGATTGGAGCAAAAATCGATTGGTAGTTCGAAAGGAGAACCCATTGATACTAAATGTAGAAAACCTCTTGGCATATCATGATGGACCCCTTGCTAAGTATCTCAAATCCTCATGCACAATATTCATAACGTCTGGGTTCATAAGCTATTATGATAGAACAacatattagttattatatccACAAATATTGCTCAATATTAGCAAAAAATGATCACTTTTCTATTTACCTGCGTAGGAAACCAagtaaaaaaatctttattgACTCTTTTTTCTATCTCTACATTTGATGGCCTTCTACCCTTAGATCTTCTTCGTATAAAATCTTTGAAGTCACTGTCAGATATGAAAGTTTAACTCTAACTAAACAACtattttcaagtaaataaaaaatatgtacgcaaatccttaagtacttactcaATGAACGGTTTGACATATGGACAATTTAGAACCACATAGCGATGTGCTTGTTTTTTTTCCATAGGTGACAACTCAAATACTGTGAAAGCTCCCTTAGAGTTACCCATTTGTGGAAAAAGCGAATCAACATGTTTATTGTAATTACCATCCGGACGGTCATCAACACGTGGTGGCCTATTAAATCTTGTCTCAATCCCTTCTAAGTATCGAGAGCAAAATGTAAGAGCTTCTTCAGCCACATATCCTTCAGCTATAGAACCTTCTGATTTAATAAGACTTAAGCTTTTAGAGCACAACTGTTGAAAGAATGAAGACAACTCTATTAGAACTGCAGTGACTTTATCTGGTAGCACATTACGTATGGCAATGGGTAATAGTTGCTGCATAAGGACGTGGCAATCATGGCTCTTCAATCCAGAAAGCTTTCTTTGCTTCAGGTCAACACACCGTGAAATATTACTCGAGAGACCATCTAGTACTCTAATATTCTTTATAGTACGCAAGAATACATCTTTCATGGAATTTGACATTGTGAACAAAGATGGATGATATCTCCCATTTTCATCTGGCCATAAATCTTTCCTTATACCCATTTCTTTGAGATCCTTACGAGCTTTGAGATTATCCTTTGACCTTCCAGTCTCATTGAGCAAAGTGTATAACACATTGTCGCAAACATTCTTTTCAATGTGCATGACATCTAGATTGTGGCGCAATAAGTTAGACTCCCAATAAGGAAGAGGCGATGTCCCAAAAAACACCATTTTCCACCATgctttaatctatatgaatCAGTGTTGAAGTTACATGTGGGACAAGCATATTTATTGTGTACGTTCCACCCAGATAAGTTACCAAGGCCTGGAAAATCATTAATTGTCCACATTAATGCTGCTCGCAATGTAAACATTTCATTC harbors:
- the LOC107469480 gene encoding uncharacterized protein LOC107469480; the encoded protein is MELTVNSPLDALGVVFGKEHPGRVRGLGMGAVPTIAFKNNTTRISQMNLGSSNDVGTSSTCGPNVQEELDSVKAQLQALVSYIASKEGGKIPIQLAGMFPTQQVSQRLDQESEIPSPKELGSRSSGASNKEA